The following coding sequences are from one Gemmobacter sp. window:
- the repB gene encoding plasmid partitioning protein RepB, protein MRNNILAQSLQKSLDGSKSAPVTDTTSPGPSVDGPKSLRSMADVLSSVSAQAPQEIDPAEIADSEVADRFDVQDGLSDLVESIRVSGQQLPVMLRHRRGAGPRYEVVYGRRRIAACRALGIKVMAYIKDMTLDEALMSQALENSARLERSFIEQAVFAAKLEGAGFTAERICQALAIDTSTLSRLRTVVRDIPEQIIRRIGAAQGVGRRPWMELRDLIKGATDKTVQNVIAIVPENGSAAERLEAVITALSSGSINVEPKAQRTRSTPQRTIVSGSVSYHATSGNLVLRADRKQDRAFLQYVEAQLARLYSDWSSETRQSK, encoded by the coding sequence ATGCGAAATAACATTCTGGCCCAAAGCCTCCAGAAGAGCCTGGATGGCAGCAAGTCCGCCCCTGTAACGGACACCACGTCCCCCGGCCCCAGCGTCGACGGGCCGAAATCGCTGCGATCGATGGCCGATGTACTATCGAGCGTTTCGGCGCAAGCCCCGCAGGAGATCGACCCTGCCGAAATCGCGGATTCCGAGGTTGCCGACAGATTCGATGTGCAGGACGGCTTGAGCGACCTGGTGGAATCAATCCGGGTTTCCGGGCAGCAACTGCCCGTCATGCTCCGCCACCGCCGCGGCGCAGGCCCTAGATACGAAGTCGTCTACGGCCGCCGCAGGATTGCGGCATGCCGGGCGCTTGGCATCAAGGTCATGGCCTATATCAAGGATATGACGCTTGATGAGGCGCTCATGTCGCAGGCTCTCGAGAACTCGGCAAGGTTGGAGAGGAGCTTCATCGAGCAGGCCGTTTTTGCGGCCAAGCTGGAAGGTGCCGGGTTCACGGCCGAACGCATTTGCCAGGCGTTGGCCATCGACACAAGCACGCTCAGCCGGTTGCGAACCGTGGTGCGCGACATCCCCGAGCAGATCATTCGCCGTATTGGGGCAGCACAGGGCGTGGGTCGGCGGCCCTGGATGGAACTGCGCGATCTGATCAAGGGCGCAACAGACAAAACAGTGCAGAACGTGATCGCCATCGTTCCAGAGAATGGCTCGGCGGCCGAACGACTTGAAGCTGTCATCACTGCCCTGTCTTCCGGCAGCATCAACGTCGAGCCCAAAGCCCAGCGAACCCGTTCGACACCGCAGCGAACCATAGTGTCGGGTTCCGTAAGCTATCACGCAACATCGGGAAATCTGGTTCTCCGCGCAGATCGCAAGCAGGATCGCGCCTTCCTCCAGTATGTCGAAGCACAGCTGGCCCGGCTCTATTCTGACTGGTCCTCAGAGACTCGACAAAGCAAGTAA
- a CDS encoding helix-turn-helix domain-containing protein produces the protein MTHITSTALAAGAQRICAASGASTLPGMGSIAQQPVFRPILRREIMAAVNTCSRDLGLRQGAVVVLDALLSCLPCQGQDGREAPVTPATLLTVYASNDTLCFRAKGLTDRQLRRHLETLEKAGLLLRRDSANGKRFPVMKNGKPVGAFGLDLSPLFARADDLLALAQRRRDEADELRGLRAQILRLRAACLEMRLDEDIASFIDGLRNLVRRTTLTLIEARAALSRLTTVIAQHETVLTREESPLTCLAGAENPVAADTAHHHEEPPDSPLAAVQIPADPRIDTNKTTACDGRSVRHIEPESKTKKESATSGHRWSDLTEVSAFYTEPQSARETTAIAFEFGRMLRISQDLLARAAARLGIWQLLKLEDRMARNTGTIQNPNAYLRAALTTWPSAAAGQGAS, from the coding sequence ATGACCCACATCACATCCACGGCCCTTGCGGCCGGGGCGCAAAGGATTTGTGCCGCCTCCGGGGCTTCCACGCTGCCGGGAATGGGATCGATTGCCCAACAGCCAGTGTTTCGCCCCATCCTGCGCCGCGAGATCATGGCCGCGGTCAACACCTGCAGCCGCGACCTCGGGCTGCGGCAAGGCGCGGTCGTTGTCCTCGACGCCCTGCTCAGCTGCCTGCCCTGCCAAGGCCAGGATGGCCGCGAGGCGCCGGTGACGCCCGCCACCTTGCTTACAGTCTACGCCAGCAATGACACGCTCTGCTTTCGGGCCAAGGGCCTGACCGACCGCCAGCTGCGCCGCCATCTCGAGACGCTCGAAAAGGCCGGTCTGCTGCTGCGCCGCGACAGCGCCAATGGCAAGCGCTTTCCGGTGATGAAGAACGGCAAGCCGGTCGGCGCCTTCGGGCTGGACCTCTCGCCGCTGTTTGCCCGGGCCGATGACCTGCTGGCGCTGGCGCAGCGCCGCCGTGACGAGGCCGACGAGCTGCGCGGCTTGCGCGCGCAAATCCTGCGCCTGCGGGCCGCCTGCCTAGAGATGCGCCTGGACGAGGACATCGCAAGCTTCATCGACGGGCTGCGCAATCTGGTGCGCCGGACAACACTGACCCTGATCGAGGCCCGCGCAGCCCTGTCGCGGCTGACCACGGTCATCGCGCAGCATGAGACCGTCCTGACCCGCGAGGAAAGCCCCCTGACCTGCCTGGCCGGTGCGGAAAACCCCGTCGCGGCGGACACCGCACACCACCACGAAGAACCCCCGGACAGCCCCCTGGCGGCCGTGCAAATCCCTGCCGACCCGCGCATCGACACCAACAAGACGACCGCCTGTGACGGACGGTCTGTCCGCCACATAGAACCAGAGTCAAAGACAAAAAAAGAAAGCGCAACCAGCGGCCATCGCTGGTCCGACCTGACCGAGGTCAGCGCCTTCTACACCGAACCGCAAAGCGCCAGGGAAACCACCGCCATCGCCTTCGAATTCGGAAGGATGCTGAGAATAAGCCAGGACCTTCTTGCCAGAGCCGCAGCACGGCTGGGGATCTGGCAGTTGCTCAAGCTGGAAGACCGCATGGCAAGGAACACCGGGACGATCCAGAACCCCAATGCCTATCTGCGCGCAGCCCTGACCACTTGGCCATCCGCCGCAGCAGGGCAGGGCGCAAGCTGA